The genome window CCATTCCTTCTAGAAGCCGCTTGTTTTGTTCTTCAATCTCTACAGCCTTCCAGAGGATGGTGTCTGGAGCTTCTTTGATTCTTTGTACTTCAGAGGCCAGATGGATCAGGGGATCATTCCAGGAGCGCAGCACTCCCAGTACTAAATTCAGTAAGTCTTCATGCTGCTCACCCACATTAACAAAAGGCAGTTAAAACAGGAAGGCTAAACACTGGCAGCGTTAGGAGGCATTTAGAGCAGTGTCCTCAGATATAATGATTTGGGAACTTATTCCAGGTCCTACCACTGAATGCGTCCTGTAGCCCTGTCTTAGATACCTCTGTGCAATTGCATTTTTTGAAGTTTGTCATTGCTGTCATCATGTTTTACTATATTGGCACAAGCAGTTATAGTATTGTAATGGAAAATATCATTGAACGCTCTCCACGTTAAAAACTAGCAAGCACAACAGTGTTTCATCCCTGTGAAAAGAACAGGACTCCTTATCTGATTTTTGaggaacattttaaaatccaatgatttttttttaaaaaagtttagtACTGAATGGAAAGTGCACATTATGGTAAGCCaaaacagcttttattacctcTATGTAACTCGTTCTGAACAATAGTGCTTCCAGCAATAGCTCTGGTTTTAAAAATTATCCTTTCTTATAGGTAATAAAAATTCATAAAGCTTATGGTTATGGTATATTCAACCATTTTTTCTTTGCCAGGTGCACTGAAGCTGAACACAGCCAGGCTTGTTACGTACCGAGGGCTGTGCCAATAGAATTGCTGAATTATGTACTGAGAAGATGGCAATACCTGGGATTGCAAGGATATCACCACCATGAAACTGATAAAGATTTCTCCCTGGCACACCCCCGTTCATACACCTGTGCTTATTTTTTCTCCACAGTATTTTCAAATAGTATCTGTGATCATAGGCTGAACGAGACCATCTTCCCTTAAGTTTGTAATTATTAAATTAATGTATGTAGCGTGTTTCTCTTTACAAGTATTTTGCAGTATTTCGCATTGCAGTCTTTGTGTTTGGATGATGATGTGACCGCTTTTACCTACTGGTAACAGCAAGAATATCTATTTAGCATTTGTTTAGTAATGTCAGTGTTTTCGGTTACTAGAAAACTATTGACCTCTGCCTACATACAGTATTCACTATATAGacaatgtatttttatgtttgttaATATAATAATTGTCTGTGAGGTGTTTTAAGATAATGTTCAAAGGTTGTAGTGTTCTCAGTACTGTACAAACATGGTAACTGGCATTGCTCCATGAGGTTATATTGTAATTGGAAATAAGATGCAGTGACTGAATGTAACAtacaggaagaggaagggaagatgaaAATTACCGGTACTTATATATTCTGTATAGTCTGTAACTTATTATCAGCAAATGTTAAATCAACTTTTCTTGGCTTTTTGGTGCTTTCCTCTTCCTGGCTTTTTTATTCTGATTGAGCTgatttccctccctctctgctgcctctctaTTCCTTAACCCTCccatttcccccccttcccctgtcCTGTTTCACACTAAATGACATTAGAAATGGGACTTACATGAATCTGCTGAGCTTGTTCCTTATCTTCAGGAGTGGTTAAGGAGGAAGTGTGGCACCCATTAACAGCTTTTGTAATAAAACCCCGGCCCTGAGCGTAGCGTTCGTCCTGCAGATCAGCAAGGACAGGCATTATTGAAACAGATAAGTAAGAGGAGCTTCAGTTCAAACACTGTGTTATAACTAATTGTTGTTCCATTGCTTTTACTTATCACTACTTTTATGCTGTAAAGGTCAAAAGTTTCTGGTGAGTCTTTAGAGCGAAACTGTCACCCAGCAAACACAAACTTGTCCCACAGATAAAGAATGATGGGGAAAACGGTACCTTTTAATGGAAGCATTGGGGATCTTAGCGATGGTCAGGACTATACAGAGATTTGGTCACCACTGGGACTGTCACTGTCTGTGCAGCAGtcatatttatttacttattgaaGGATTTAATATGGTAACATACGTGTGTGCTTAGAAAGTgttaaattgcatttttatattttcttgctCTCAGGAAAGGGCAGGGTACTTACAAATTCATTGAATATTTCTGAAGAGAGGAAGTGGATGTAGTGTGAAAGTTTAACTGCTCGGTCAAAAAGTTCCCCAAGGGAAACTTGGCAATTGACAGATCCATTGGGGCAGATTGGCAAGGAGGTCACTCCTTCCTTTGTCAGGAGCATGTTGGACACCAGAAGAGCGACCAGCAACAAACCTGTCCAggtttaaaagaaatcaaaatgaaatcacGTTGACTTGTACGGGCATTTAGAAGTAGCTGTCAGAGTCAGCTGCTGGGTGATTTTGACTGTCCTGTCATGTGGCTCAGAGTACCCCCAGTACTGGCTGCTGAAAATCATTGGAGCAGGGAAGCACTGTAATTCTATTATCCTTTCTCCCCTCTGTCATCCTGACTGTATTAGCAGAGACCGCTACAGAGTTTGAGGAGACAAGGTAACCTGTGTTGCAGTATACACTGTATTCGGAAGTCTCTTACTATTGTGCCTGACTTTATTATATAGtgataaatggaaagaaaaatcaaacttctTCACAGTGTAAATACAGATACATAATTACATTTGCACAGATATATAAGTTTGGAAAATACATtgattggtctttttttttcccttttttttttcctcttcccatagatgctttttttcttttgcaaacatttggagtttaaattaattttgtgggAGGGTGGTTAGGTCACTCTCTTAAGGTTTTGATTGTCCTGGGAGTTCCTTCAGAAGATTTCCAGCAGCTGTGCTGCTTTGCTCTTTAGAGTTTAACCCTAAATTGCCTACTGCTAAGAAATCAGAGagaacttttgtcttttctcctgaGTTTCTGAAACTGATACAGAGGACTTCTCATTATCTAAACCACAAAACCTCATCCGTTTAAAACTTTTAATATTAACTCAACGGAGTCGAGTTTTTTATTTGGTGAAATAAAATATGCAcagaaaaacaatagaaaaaattaaaagcaaatatttggtAAATGAATGAACCTATTCAAAGAACGCTGTTCTGCGCTCTGAGAGTTTTAGTTCTGGAAATTGTCTTGCTACCTGTATTAGTTCactaaacttattttaaatgccaaattAAAAGGTACTCCATAAATCAGCAGAGCTGCCCGTAATGTTATCATGCGATAAGTTTCTTTCTAGCTCTAAATTCAAGAAAAGTGTATTTACACAATATTGAAGtaagccttcctcctcccccatgaACAAGGTACATGCCGCACGCTGCAGTTAGGAAAGTGCTCTAGGGAACAATTCTATGAATAAGAAAACCTGAGACTTGTTGGCTTAGAAAATTGAAGATGGTTATGAAAACATTCACTTCAAAATTACTGCATCACTTCTAGACTTGTGGTTAATGACTTTTAGTCATTGCCTTCTGAGTGGTGTAGCAAAGCAGTCTGGATCCAGTCTTTCGTATGCAGGTGTCACATCCCTCAAGCCAATTTTCTGTGACACTGCCCAATGCAAAGGTTGTCTTAGGAGACAAAAGACTGAGTAAAAAAAGGATCAAGCTGCCTTCTAATTCCAAGCTTTGGACACTAGACATTTGAGGTGGGGGCAGGTTTCACCATTCCTGGAAGACTCAGTGGCTGGAAGACCTCGGTTTCTAGAGCTCTTACATTTCAGTTACTTCCTAATTCAAtctaaatttaaagaaatataaaagttaTCAGCAAGTGAATGGCAAAAGTCTTACCTTGCAGTGAAGCCCCCTTGTTGCTCATGGTGGGGATCCTGTATGATGGCTTGCTCTACCAGAAAGAAGTCTCAATACTTGCTCTTACCCTCTGCACATGCCACTTTTATACGCGCCATCCAGTGTCCATTTTGCATACATTCAGCAGGTCGTGGAGTTTACCTCGATAATTACAAACATCAAACTGCCTTTCTTCCACATTCATATtcagtattttttggttttttatttttaactgtgagAGGGAATTTCATTAACAAGTTCAGCTGTGGGATCCAAAGTGTGGTTGGATGAAGGGAGTGCCAAAATTTTGCCCTGAACAAGGTGCAAGTGCCATTGATGTAGAAAGCTCCAGTTGTCAATTCTGAGACAGGTATTTTCAATGCTTCTGGCCAGCTGTTCCCCCTCCTCACAACTGTCTTCtcatccttccttttttcttcagccATCCAAGCTTGCTTATGTTAAATTTCTGGCTATTTGTGGGTGGCAAACAATATTTTACAATGTCCACAGTTAAAGAAACAGCATAAATTGTACTGAAATTTATCCAGAGAAAATGAATGGAGGCTCCTGGAAAGACAGGTGACTATCTATAAAGGTATAGATATGATATTCTGGGTATAGAGCTGCATACAGTTAAAAGAGATACTAAACAGCACAAATCATAATATAACTGATCCTTGGTCTGAGAGATGTTTAGAAAAATGGGGGCAGTTCTtatattaaaaaagtaataatttgcaACAATCAAAGAAGAAGTTATATATTTACTGTTTAATCAAAAATGTTTCATGAATAAGtcagcatcattaaaaaaaaaccaaccaaacaaaaaccctctACAAAACCATGAGATTGTTTCCTATACTTGAAAACTCTCTGCGTAGAAGATGCGCATTTACACCATAGGCAAAACAGATGCTGTCGTAATCAGTGGGATTTGTTTCCAGATCTATGTGCCTGTGGTAATCTACAAACTAGCCTCAGCAGGTTggtcctgttttcttcttgtgtgAGGCTCATCTGTATGAATGTGTTAGCAAATGTCTAATCTCTCATCTGTTTCTCAGGTCCGTTTACCCATGAAAAGACTTTCCAAATTGGATATTTTAATGAATAATGTATACAGTATTAATGAATTTTCTTGCCTTTAGACAACTTGTTCTGTACTTGTGGAACAGGTATGTACGTAACCCCGAATCCTTCATTATTTCATAACTATGGACGTGATTCTGGAAGCAGTGATAAACAAGGGAGAAGAAAGATAGAGAGTTCAGGGAGTAAACCGTGGAAGGCATCCCTTGGGAAGGAATAAAAGGAGTTGCTTCAACAATAAACCAGAACTGGTAGCAAGTGGTCTACACATCTGCAACGTTCTAGAATGATTGCTAGAACACTTTGTTCTGCTTTGAGGTTGGGTCTTGTTTGGAAATTGAGGATCTGCTGAGTAAATGAAGCAGTTGTTGCCTGCAGCAGCGAAAAGTGGCAATCTGATGAAGGCAGTAAAATTAGAATAGAGCCACAGCCAAAACTCTAGAATGGATGGTAAAAAACCAACTGTCTTCTAAACCACCGCCACATGGCTTATGATCTTGATTTAATTCAGCTGCATTTGAAAATCTTCCCCAGTAAGATCACAGGTGAGCTTGAAAAACTGTGGTATCTTATAACATCAGAAAAGCCCTGTGAATAAAAGGAATGAACACTTCTCAACCCACTATTTGATCTTTCATTTACTAATCTGCTTTTCTTGGCATTTTGAGGGGCCGGCAGTGATACCAAAATAAGGCACACAGTTAATTAATACTAGGGACTAGAGAACAAAGGAAGATATTTACAAAGGCATCAGGTAAACTCCCTAGACTCCCTTTACCATTTTTGGAGAGGGAAGCTCATCTCGGGCCTGACAGCATATCATAAGTCATATGTCCCCATATGACTTACCTTCGAGAATAGCCCGTCTCTTGCTATGTAAGAGTAGATGATCACTTTAAACATAAATCATAGGAAAGAGTGGTTTATTTGAAGCCATTGCATGATGTTTTAATTCACACATTCTACCACAAAATACGATACTTTACATTTTTCTTGCACCTTTCATCCTGAAATCCTCAAATACTGTACAAACATGAACGGATTAAAATTGCCAGCAATCAAGAATCATAggcagaaggagagaagaaatgctCTGAAAAGTAAGTAAATACAAAGGTAAAGTTCTTTTATCGGGTATGAGAACTGACAGAGGTCAGGATGTTTATTTGTGGCTGCACAAGaagactttaggaaaaaaaccccaaaattcctgATCTCCAGACCTGGACTTTAAGTGAAGATCATAATTTCATATAAGTACCAAAAAGAACACAAAGGTGAGacaagaggaaggagaggaaaagttaCAATAACCAGAAATAAATAGATCcaaatgttaattttcttttataaattggGAATTGGGTTCTATTTAGAAGTTGGAAAAAAACTTGAAAGTAGCTGAATACACTCCTCTCTGCCTCTTGAAAGTGGTCTGGGTTTATATCCTCCAAAGAAGTAACATGGAACTCGGCATCCCATCTTCTCTGACTGTTCCCTGAACCTTGGTAAAGGAAGCTGATCCTAGCCCCTGATAGCTTCCTAGTTCTGAGAGTAGCTCAGGACAGCACCATAAATAGCTGGACAGTCATTTCTACTTAGGGGAAAGCTCCTGGAACAACTTGTGGAACTACAAAGCACAGCTGTGATTAGCAGTATGTTTCCATCTCCCTTTGTCTTTCACTTTTTCCTTAGGAATTTCACcgaattaattttttatttatttatttttttaaataaattatcgCATTCCTTTTATCTTCAAGAGCTTTTCTGGAAGCAAAATTAGTAGATTGTTACCACCCAGTGTAAAAAAATATGCCAAAAGAAGGGCTAGCTATAGGCAGATTTTATCATATAGCTTTTAGCTCATTACTCATGCTTCGTAGGCATTACATGTGATGTATCAATATTACGGATAGCAGCATTTAGTCCTCATTTCTCAATAATCTTATCTTTCCTCCTCGTAACAGGTTGCAGACCATGAGTCAGGCTGTcacattttgattaaaaactaTTGATCAGTAATGGAAGATCgaatattccattttattttatttaaaggttttaaaaaagtGTTGTGTCTGATTGATAGCTACCAGAGAGgaatgaaaaatcttttctaaagGAGCAGGTCTTTGCAGAATACTTATTTTAAGTAGGTGAATCGGAGACTGGGTAATATCACTTGATGTTGTCTTTTACTTACCTGGAATTAGCTGTATTTAATAACAGAACATTAATTAATGTAGAAATTTGAAATGCCAAATTTTTGGCTATGTTTTTGAAAGATGATGCCCAAGTTATGTATGCAGATGATTGAGGATGCAAAACTGAATGTGCAGAAAAATATTCCTATATGTGATCTGATTATCTGAATATTCCAACACACAATGAAACAAAAGGTTTTACAGTTCCTGTTTTGCATGTGTAAGTTGGAATCATAATACTGAAAATATAGTTgctcttgtcttccttttatAGAAAAGTTATCCAGTCAACTTCATTTAACGGCTGGCTTTCGAAAGATACAAAACTATTTAATGTGGATCAAAAACAAATCCACAGAGCACTTTAATTTTTCAAACGTGTGGAAAATACACTTTGAGGAGGAAtatgaacagaatattttttcgATCTAGATAGTTtcaaatgacaaatattttgtcttttctgaTTACTTCCTATAATCTCCATGAAATTTTTGTGAAAAATTCAAGTGATTTTCTAGGATTCTGTAAAACAAGGGCTCTTCCTCTCCATCTCCTTCATATAAGGAATGGGAGAATTTAAAAAGCATTCTCTCCAAATGTTTCTCgcagtaaaaacagaaaaatggggATTGAGTGCTGTCTTAGTGTGATCTCTGCATGAAGGCTGGTAAAAAATAGATAAGAACATAAGGGAAAATGATTccatatggaggaaaaaaaaaggtggaaatctTCGGGAGATTTTCAGTTTACTTTTAATTTAAGTTTACGTATATGTGTGGTTTCATACAATTTCAGAAgtagacatgaaaataaaatggcaGAACTTGTTTCAAAAATGATTTATGAACATTGCCCCTCTGATGACATATGCCCAAGTGCACCATGAAATATTAAGTGTGAATCCCAAGTAGAATTCCAGCTAACGATAGCAAAAAAACCAGAGGAATTCACAAAGAACGGAGCAAAATCTAGCTAGTATATATTGATCCTGATACTTGAAGTTGTTTGAAGCTTGTGGCTCTGTGTTCATTAATACCGTATCTGTGTATTATCAAATAACCTGGCAGTATAAATTTGATCTGGATCACACATAACTGTATTATGGCACTTCAGTTGAATTACTGAGAGACCGTGTTATGCTACTTATCCTGGCTTGATACTTGATGCCGGATTTATCTGGCTGGTGGAGGTCGGATGATAATTATCTGATATCTGCTAGGACAAAGATATACTACAAAACTTTTTGTGTAAATGTGAAGAGGCGGACTGAGCCTGTGCTGGTTCAGCATTTTATGTCATGTGGCTTCAATGTTATTTATCCTATACCTTAAATCCGATTTTCCTTTTTCAGGACTTGAAAACTAgtgattttaaaagtaaagacaaaTAAAGGGACTTTCCACCCTCCAAAATATCTTTAGAATAGATTCCTGGGAGCATTGTTATACATTGAGGATTTGAGCAGTTGTGA of Rissa tridactyla isolate bRisTri1 chromosome 2, bRisTri1.patW.cur.20221130, whole genome shotgun sequence contains these proteins:
- the PRL gene encoding prolactin produces the protein MSNKGASLQGLLLVALLVSNMLLTKEGVTSLPICPNGSVNCQVSLGELFDRAVKLSHYIHFLSSEIFNEFDERYAQGRGFITKAVNGCHTSSLTTPEDKEQAQQIHHEDLLNLVLGVLRSWNDPLIHLASEVQRIKEAPDTILWKAVEIEEQNKRLLEGMEKIVGRVHSGETGNEIYSQWEGLPSLQLPDEDSRLFAFYNLLHCLRRDSHKIDNYLKLLKCRLIHDSNC